The genomic segment CGATCACTTTGTCCAAGGGGTCGCTGGTCATCACCAATCACCGCTTAAGCGATATGGTGCTTAACCGGCTGCGGCCGTCTTCGGACGGCGATATTATCGTGCCGAATGAGGCGGTCTGTCTGGCCGGTACGACATCGTTTGCCGTGGAAGATCCGGATAAGATCAGTGTGCGGGCCGCAGAGGTCGATACCATTATCAGCGAAGCGGGCCGCATGGTGCCGCATTTCAACCAGACCCGCATTATTCGCGCGTTTTCCGGCGTCCGTCCCCTGATCAAGTCAGGGAAAATGGACAGCCGGGAAATATCCCGCGGGTTTCAGATTATCAACCATGAAAACGGCCTGTACAGTATTGTGGGAGGCAAACTGACGACCTACCGGTTGATGGCTGAAAAAATGGTGGATGTCATCATGGAGGCGTTTAATCTCAAAAAGGAATGCGAGACCGCTGAAAAGCCTCTGGACGGACAGGAAGAGCTCAGCGGCTATCCTCTCTCCAAACGCCTGGCGGATATGCAAAACATTATCTGCGAATGCGAGCTTGTCAACAAAAAAGACGTTACACGGACCATCCTGCAAACCGGTACAAAGCATGTCGGCGACATTCAGCACCGGACGCGCCTGGGTATGGGACCCTGTCAGGGCGGGTTCTGCACGTTTCGCGCTCTGGGGATGATGCATGATATGAGCGTTTTGACGCCGGAGGAATCTCTGCAGGGCCTGCGCGAATTTCTTCAGCGGCGGTTTCGCGGCATCCGCGGCGTTCTCTGGGGGGATCAACTGCGGGAAGAGCAGCTCATCGAATATATTTATCTGGGCATTTTCGCCATGGAGAAAAAACCATGAGCGGGATGAAATACGAGCACTGCATCCGCTGCACGATTTGTGTGGAAAATTGTCCCGTATTTCGTGTGAACCCGGCGTTTCCCGGGCCGAAGCAATCGGGGCCGGATGCCCAGCGCTTCCGGTCGGACAGGGAAAAAGCCGGGGATGAGTGGGTGCTTTTGTGCAGCCAGTGCAAGCGCTGCGAAATGGCCTGCCCCTGCGGCGTGGAACCCGCTCAGATTATCCTCCGGGCGCAGCAGCGATACGGGCGGGAACATCCGCATTCGCCGGCGCACCTGCTGTTTGCCAACAACTATTATTTGAGTATGCTGGGTTCTCTCACCGCGCCGCTTGCCAATTGGATTGCCTCCATGAAAGCCGGAAAAAAGATATTCAATGCCCTGGGGATCAGCACGGCTCTTCCTTTCCCGAAATTTCGTTTCCGCGCCTTGCGTCGGGAGAAAAAAATCCGCGGCCGAAGCGTCCGGAAGGTTGCTCTTTTTTACGGTTGCTTTATTAATTTTTACCGTCCGGATATCGGCAGAAAAATTATCGATTTGCTCAGGTCATTTAATCTGGATGTTGTTTTGCCGCCTCAGTGGTGTTGCGGACTGCCGGCGCTGGGCAACGGGAATATTGCACTTGCCAGGCGTTTTGCCGTGAAAAATGCCGCGTCCCTGTCCAACTATATCGATGCCGGATACGATATTCTGTATTCCTGCACATCGTGCGGTCTGTGTCTGCTCAATGATTATCAGGAAATCATGCAAATACCACAGGCCAAAAAAATTGCCGAAAATACCTATGATGTTCATGAATACATTTTAAGGCTCATGGATGACGGTTACATTAAACCGCAGTTTCAGGACGTGAACCGCAAACTGGCTTATCACATTCCCTGTCACCTCCGGGCGTTGGGTATCGGTTATCCGGCGGCAAAGTTGATGGCGTTGATTCCCGGGTTGGAATGTCAAATACTGGATGATGCCTGTTGCGGACTTTCCGGCAGTTATGGTTTTAAAAGGAGCAATGAAAGTACGTCCATGCAACTGGGAAGCAAAGCCGTGTCGTTGATCCGGAAGACAGCCGCGGATGCCATCGTTGCTGATTGCGGTTCCTGCCGCATGCAGTTGGGGAGCCTTTCCGGCATGCCGTCGTTTGACCCGGTGGAGATTCTTTGCGAGTCACTGGGGGTAAATGGCCAGAAAAACGCTAATGCCGATAAACGATAAGGCCTTCTGAACGGTTATCGGGGTTTTTGAAATAACGGGATGTGCATGGAAATCACCCGACAGGCAGTGCGGATGGGTCAAAATAAAACAGCCGGAGCAGTTATCTTTTTGCTCCGGCTGTTTTTTATTCAAAATCCGCTGAAGATATTATTTCTTCTTTGCGGTCTTCTTTACTGCGGGTTTTTTAGCAGCGGCCTTTTTCGGCGCGGCTTTCTTTACGGCAACTTTCTTAACTACCGTCTTTTTGGGTGCTGCTTTCTTTGCTACAATTTTTTTAACCGGTTTTTTGACAGCCGCTTTTTTCGGTGCTGCTTTTTTCACCACGACCTTCTTGGTGACCGATTTGGCTTTGGGTTTGGCAACCGCTGCTTTC from the Deltaproteobacteria bacterium HGW-Deltaproteobacteria-6 genome contains:
- a CDS encoding anaerobic glycerol-3-phosphate dehydrogenase subunit C; this translates as MSGMKYEHCIRCTICVENCPVFRVNPAFPGPKQSGPDAQRFRSDREKAGDEWVLLCSQCKRCEMACPCGVEPAQIILRAQQRYGREHPHSPAHLLFANNYYLSMLGSLTAPLANWIASMKAGKKIFNALGISTALPFPKFRFRALRREKKIRGRSVRKVALFYGCFINFYRPDIGRKIIDLLRSFNLDVVLPPQWCCGLPALGNGNIALARRFAVKNAASLSNYIDAGYDILYSCTSCGLCLLNDYQEIMQIPQAKKIAENTYDVHEYILRLMDDGYIKPQFQDVNRKLAYHIPCHLRALGIGYPAAKLMALIPGLECQILDDACCGLSGSYGFKRSNESTSMQLGSKAVSLIRKTAADAIVADCGSCRMQLGSLSGMPSFDPVEILCESLGVNGQKNANADKR
- a CDS encoding anaerobic glycerol-3-phosphate dehydrogenase subunit A; amino-acid sequence: MIKTDVIIIGGGSTGCGIARDLALRGIPHCLIEKGDYAAGATGACHGLLHSGGRYAVSDPIAARECFDENMILRKIGEKCVEQTGGLFVRLPGDSKRYRDLFLRKCDEVGIPTEVLSSSKALELVPNLNPEIEEAIKVPDASIDPFRLCMLNMMTSRLHDNLILTRHRVTEIIKSHGRCIGVRTMHTVTGEIKEIYGNIIVNAAGAWSNLVARLAGCEVPITLSKGSLVITNHRLSDMVLNRLRPSSDGDIIVPNEAVCLAGTTSFAVEDPDKISVRAAEVDTIISEAGRMVPHFNQTRIIRAFSGVRPLIKSGKMDSREISRGFQIINHENGLYSIVGGKLTTYRLMAEKMVDVIMEAFNLKKECETAEKPLDGQEELSGYPLSKRLADMQNIICECELVNKKDVTRTILQTGTKHVGDIQHRTRLGMGPCQGGFCTFRALGMMHDMSVLTPEESLQGLREFLQRRFRGIRGVLWGDQLREEQLIEYIYLGIFAMEKKP